In Edaphobacter dinghuensis, one genomic interval encodes:
- the ispE gene encoding 4-(cytidine 5'-diphospho)-2-C-methyl-D-erythritol kinase: protein MATRVRSYSKINLGLAIGPARADGFHALTTLYQTLDLHDVVTVTARQAASTRLTLTSNHPRVPLDGRNTAWKIVEKCLERLGVAAEVEVLIEKSLPIQGGMGAGSANAAAALIALERELGVALPGTERLELAAAVGSDVPLFLLGGAVLGLGRGEQVVPLPDMPPTACLVVVPNVGVSTPQAFRDWDTLAAGDGLTPSVEHDRLMKLSLAYASLYAEPGTSGIVRNLSPEKKQGDSDDVQGGVRNDLAENTLLSLVRTGVENDFEKVVFPAYPSLRETKRLLMGTDSEAPALYAALSGSGSALFGLYRSDAEARIAQQRVQSAVTQAGVRTLLTETLPRAAYWERMFAG, encoded by the coding sequence ATGGCTACGCGCGTTCGTTCTTACTCGAAGATCAATCTGGGGTTGGCGATTGGGCCTGCGCGGGCTGATGGGTTTCATGCTCTCACGACGTTGTATCAGACATTGGATCTGCATGATGTAGTTACAGTTACGGCGCGACAGGCAGCCAGCACGCGCCTTACGCTGACCAGCAATCATCCCCGGGTTCCGCTCGACGGCCGAAATACCGCCTGGAAGATCGTCGAAAAATGTCTGGAGCGTTTGGGTGTAGCTGCCGAGGTTGAGGTTTTGATCGAAAAAAGCCTTCCGATTCAAGGTGGTATGGGTGCAGGAAGCGCAAACGCTGCCGCGGCGCTGATCGCGCTCGAGCGGGAGCTGGGAGTGGCGCTGCCGGGTACGGAGCGGCTGGAACTGGCCGCCGCTGTCGGCTCGGATGTGCCGCTATTTCTGTTGGGCGGCGCGGTTTTGGGGTTGGGGCGGGGGGAGCAGGTGGTTCCGTTGCCCGATATGCCGCCAACAGCCTGCCTGGTCGTGGTGCCGAACGTGGGCGTCTCGACGCCGCAGGCCTTTCGCGACTGGGACACGCTGGCTGCCGGGGATGGATTGACGCCGTCTGTTGAACACGATAGACTTATGAAGTTGAGCCTCGCTTATGCATCCTTGTATGCAGAGCCCGGCACTTCCGGTATCGTTCGCAACCTCAGTCCTGAGAAAAAACAGGGAGACTCTGATGATGTTCAGGGTGGTGTGCGGAACGATCTCGCGGAGAATACCCTTCTCTCGCTTGTCCGCACCGGGGTTGAAAACGACTTTGAAAAGGTCGTCTTTCCTGCTTATCCCTCCTTGCGTGAAACCAAGCGTTTATTGATGGGTACCGACTCTGAAGCTCCTGCTTTGTATGCGGCGCTTTCGGGCTCGGGTTCGGCTCTGTTTGGACTTTACCGGTCCGATGCAGAAGCGCGGATAGCTCAACAGCGTGTCCAGTCGGCTGTAACGCAGGCTGGGGTCAGGACTTTGCTGACGGAGACTTTGCCCAGGGCGGCTTACTGGGAGAGAATGTTCGCAGGGTAG
- the trpC gene encoding indole-3-glycerol phosphate synthase TrpC: MATKLDEILADTRAKVDARKTTADYAALERRAAAHMPRGFAAGLRAAAAKRPAIISEIKKASPSKGLIRGDFHPESLARMFETAGAAALSVLTNEAFFQGSLEYLEVASVAVKIPCLRKDFMVDRFQLLEARASGADAILLIVAALTDPMLTELRDEAARMGLDVLCEVHDRQELERAVQLGFKLIGVNSRDLRTFTVSPELVIELAQWKPADTLMVAESGIGSAADIARYSAAGYEAFLVGEALMRQPDPGAALAALLACECPAEI; encoded by the coding sequence ATGGCGACAAAGCTCGATGAGATTCTTGCGGACACCCGGGCAAAGGTAGACGCACGCAAGACCACAGCAGACTATGCAGCGCTCGAGCGGAGGGCGGCCGCTCATATGCCGCGCGGCTTTGCCGCAGGACTGCGCGCAGCCGCCGCGAAACGGCCCGCTATCATCTCTGAGATCAAAAAGGCTTCTCCTTCGAAGGGATTGATTCGAGGCGACTTTCACCCGGAGAGTCTGGCCCGTATGTTTGAAACGGCGGGGGCGGCAGCGCTGTCTGTCTTGACGAACGAAGCCTTCTTTCAGGGCTCGCTGGAGTATCTCGAAGTCGCCTCGGTAGCGGTGAAGATTCCCTGCCTGCGCAAAGATTTTATGGTCGACCGCTTTCAGTTGCTGGAGGCGCGGGCCTCCGGGGCCGACGCCATTTTGTTGATCGTGGCCGCCCTTACCGATCCGATGCTGACTGAGTTGCGTGACGAGGCGGCGCGCATGGGTCTCGATGTGCTGTGCGAGGTGCATGACCGGCAGGAGCTGGAGCGTGCCGTGCAGTTGGGCTTTAAGTTGATCGGGGTAAACAGTCGCGATCTGCGAACCTTTACCGTCTCACCGGAGCTGGTGATCGAGCTTGCCCAGTGGAAGCCGGCAGACACCTTGATGGTGGCAGAGAGCGGCATCGGATCGGCGGCAGATATTGCGCGTTACAGCGCAGCCGGATATGAGGCCTTCCTGGTGGGGGAGGCATTGATGAGACAGCCGGACCCGGGAGCAGCGCTGGCCGCTTTGCTCGCGTGCGAATGCCCGGCGGAGATTTAA
- a CDS encoding methylated-DNA--[protein]-cysteine S-methyltransferase, with amino-acid sequence MSVKEHFLMESPLGTLTLVNTDGVLSGIYMPEHKRGPMPEALGTRVRSGFEQAAAELQEYFEQGRTMFTLRLAPEGTSFQQNVWRHLRKIPYGETRTYAQLADAIGNRAAIRAVGLANGRNPISIVVPCHRVIGSDGSLTGYAGGLERKKFLLELEGVAQLRQLELV; translated from the coding sequence ATGTCCGTGAAAGAGCACTTCCTGATGGAATCCCCGCTGGGAACGCTAACCTTGGTCAACACCGACGGAGTCCTCAGCGGTATCTACATGCCGGAGCACAAGCGCGGCCCCATGCCCGAAGCTTTGGGTACTCGAGTACGTTCAGGCTTCGAGCAGGCTGCCGCCGAGCTGCAGGAGTACTTCGAGCAAGGCCGTACGATGTTCACGCTTCGGCTTGCACCCGAAGGGACATCCTTTCAGCAGAACGTATGGAGGCATCTTCGCAAGATCCCCTATGGAGAGACGCGAACCTATGCCCAGCTTGCCGATGCCATCGGCAACCGTGCAGCGATTCGCGCCGTCGGTCTGGCCAACGGCCGTAATCCGATCAGCATTGTCGTTCCATGCCATCGAGTCATCGGAAGCGATGGCAGCCTGACAGGCTATGCGGGTGGTCTTGAGCGAAAGAAATTCTTGCTCGAACTTGAGGGTGTTGCACAACTGCGTCAGCTTGAACTTGTCTGA
- a CDS encoding sugar porter family MFS transporter gives MALNTFLIRSALTGALGGLLFGFDTAVIAGTTHALTGQFHLTPFQLGFTVSIALWGTVVGAICSGDIGQRYGSRAVLRVLAVLYVLSAAGCALAWSWPIFLIARCIGGLAIGGSSVLGPVYIAELAPANYRGRLVGLFQINIVVGILLAYFSNLVVASFHLGLSEWRWEFGVAALPAVFFLLMLFGIPHSPRWLVMQGRVDEARTTIFAIGGPDAEAELNAIAASIHASRDSSKEPLFRKKYRYPIFLAITIAAFNQLSGINAVLYYLNDIFASAGFDSISGGVQTVIIGAVNLVSTLLAMALIDRLGRKTLLLIGCVGMTIGLSGIATTFITGRWRGALIFFLGGYIASFALSSGSVIWVYVSEIFPNAIRVKGQALGSTVLWVMNGMISLIFPSLAAKSASLPFVFFAVLMVAQFFITLFLFPETKGLSLEQVQAKLRIAES, from the coding sequence TTGGCGCTCAATACATTCCTTATACGCAGTGCGCTCACCGGGGCACTGGGCGGCCTGCTCTTCGGCTTTGACACCGCCGTCATCGCCGGTACAACTCATGCGCTGACCGGGCAATTTCATCTCACTCCCTTTCAACTTGGCTTCACTGTCTCTATTGCGCTGTGGGGCACTGTCGTCGGTGCGATCTGCTCTGGAGATATCGGCCAACGCTACGGCAGTCGCGCCGTCCTGCGCGTCCTGGCTGTGCTCTACGTTCTCTCTGCCGCTGGCTGTGCATTGGCATGGAGCTGGCCTATTTTCCTCATTGCGCGCTGCATCGGCGGCCTTGCCATCGGAGGCTCTTCGGTGTTGGGGCCGGTATATATTGCAGAGCTTGCTCCCGCAAATTATCGTGGCCGCCTCGTCGGTCTTTTCCAGATCAATATCGTCGTCGGTATCCTGCTGGCTTACTTCTCAAATCTCGTCGTCGCATCGTTTCACCTGGGACTGAGCGAGTGGCGGTGGGAGTTCGGTGTCGCCGCACTGCCGGCAGTCTTCTTTCTGTTGATGCTCTTCGGCATTCCTCACAGTCCGCGTTGGCTCGTAATGCAGGGTCGAGTGGACGAAGCTCGTACCACGATTTTCGCCATAGGCGGTCCGGACGCGGAAGCCGAGTTAAATGCCATCGCAGCCTCCATTCACGCGAGTAGGGATAGCAGCAAAGAGCCGCTCTTCCGAAAGAAGTACCGCTATCCTATCTTTCTTGCGATTACCATCGCTGCCTTCAACCAACTCTCCGGCATCAATGCGGTGCTCTACTACCTCAACGACATCTTTGCTTCTGCGGGTTTCGACAGTATTTCCGGAGGAGTGCAGACGGTCATCATCGGCGCCGTCAATCTGGTCTCCACACTGTTGGCCATGGCGCTCATCGACAGGCTGGGTCGCAAGACATTGCTCCTCATCGGTTGCGTTGGCATGACGATTGGTCTTAGCGGCATCGCTACCACCTTTATCACTGGTCGCTGGCGCGGCGCGCTGATCTTCTTTCTCGGCGGATACATCGCCTCGTTCGCGCTCTCTTCAGGTTCCGTAATCTGGGTCTACGTGAGCGAGATCTTTCCGAACGCCATCCGTGTCAAGGGCCAAGCGCTCGGCAGCACCGTTCTCTGGGTCATGAATGGCATGATCTCTCTGATATTTCCTTCGCTGGCCGCCAAATCGGCCTCGCTTCCCTTTGTCTTCTTCGCTGTGCTCATGGTTGCCCAGTTTTTTATTACCCTTTTCCTCTTTCCCGAAACGAAGGGGCTTTCGCTTGAGCAGGTACAGGCGAAGCTCCGAATTGCAGAGAGTTAA
- a CDS encoding DNA-3-methyladenine glycosylase 2, translating into MELPDKVVCYRALQSRDTRFDGLIFVGVTSTGIYCRPICPARTAKFENCQFYGSAAAAQVAGFRPCLRCRPETAPDMASWRGTSNTVSRALALIAEGALDGDAASVTRLADRLGVGERQLRRLFLQHLGASPISVAQTRRVLFAKQLIHETRMPMGEVASASGFGSTRRFNETFQNLFHRPPIALRRKTSAATVAADAGVTLRIRYRPPYDWESILKFFEARAIPGVEVVENNRYLRTVEVRGQTGSIEVWNIPERQSLGVTIRFPDVKLLPVIVARVRRQFDTGADIETIEAHLSSDPLLRPLINQRRGLRAPSGWDGFELAIRAILGQQISVTAARGLAGRLVELHGKPVSKEYAIHPALTHVFPTAKRLATATEIGLRIPGARQQALRAIAEASVADPNLFSPFGTLEETVERLKTIRGVGEWTAHYIALRAVREMDAFPSSDIGLLRGAAALAEGGRPNAMSLLSQAESWRPWRAYAAQHLWAVDPALISIKRTSELRPSPMRDRV; encoded by the coding sequence ATGGAACTACCCGATAAGGTCGTCTGTTATCGAGCGCTGCAGAGCCGAGACACCCGTTTTGACGGGCTGATCTTTGTCGGCGTCACCTCGACGGGGATCTATTGCCGGCCAATCTGTCCTGCCCGTACGGCAAAGTTCGAGAACTGCCAATTTTATGGATCGGCGGCAGCGGCGCAGGTCGCCGGTTTTCGTCCTTGCCTGCGTTGCCGCCCCGAGACTGCGCCTGATATGGCCTCCTGGCGCGGCACATCGAATACGGTCTCGCGTGCCCTTGCATTGATCGCAGAAGGTGCTCTCGACGGCGATGCCGCAAGCGTCACACGGTTGGCCGATCGTCTGGGAGTAGGCGAGCGTCAGCTTCGCCGCCTCTTCCTGCAGCATCTCGGAGCTTCGCCGATCTCCGTCGCGCAGACGCGGCGCGTTCTCTTCGCTAAGCAGCTCATTCACGAGACCCGCATGCCGATGGGTGAGGTTGCGTCTGCATCGGGCTTTGGCAGCACGCGGCGATTCAACGAGACATTTCAAAACTTGTTCCATCGCCCTCCCATCGCACTCCGGCGCAAGACGTCTGCAGCTACTGTCGCCGCGGATGCGGGTGTAACGCTGCGAATCCGATATCGTCCGCCCTACGACTGGGAGTCGATCCTCAAGTTCTTCGAAGCGCGAGCCATCCCCGGCGTCGAGGTCGTTGAGAACAACCGTTACCTGCGTACTGTCGAGGTGCGCGGGCAAACCGGGAGCATTGAGGTCTGGAACATCCCAGAGCGACAGAGCCTCGGCGTCACCATCCGATTTCCAGATGTGAAGTTGCTACCGGTCATCGTGGCCCGCGTAAGACGCCAGTTTGACACCGGCGCAGATATCGAGACCATCGAGGCGCACCTGAGCAGCGATCCTCTGCTGAGGCCGCTGATCAATCAGCGCCGTGGACTGCGTGCGCCCAGTGGATGGGACGGCTTTGAGTTGGCGATTCGCGCCATCCTCGGCCAGCAGATCAGCGTCACTGCCGCACGCGGCCTTGCAGGAAGACTCGTCGAGCTTCACGGCAAGCCCGTGTCTAAGGAATATGCGATTCATCCAGCGCTGACACATGTCTTTCCCACGGCGAAGCGACTTGCAACAGCGACGGAGATCGGCCTGCGCATCCCAGGTGCGCGGCAGCAGGCCCTGCGCGCAATTGCTGAGGCATCCGTCGCAGACCCGAATCTCTTCAGCCCGTTCGGCACACTCGAAGAGACAGTTGAGCGGCTGAAGACCATTCGCGGTGTCGGCGAGTGGACGGCGCATTACATCGCTCTGCGCGCTGTTCGCGAGATGGATGCATTTCCCTCGTCCGACATCGGTCTGCTGCGCGGTGCTGCAGCACTCGCTGAAGGAGGCAGACCGAATGCCATGAGTCTGCTCAGCCAGGCCGAATCGTGGCGGCCGTGGAGAGCCTATGCCGCGCAACATCTCTGGGCGGTCGATCCGGCTCTGATCTCGATCAAACGAACTTCGGAATTAAGACCTTCTCCGATGAGGGATCGAGTTTGA
- the mug gene encoding G/U mismatch-specific DNA glycosylase yields MIEPTMGGFSLSKGHPVQGLADILAKDLSVVFCGINPGMSSAVVGYHFASRSNRFWRALHLSGFTPEQLIPQNAASLLDYRCGLTSAVDRPTIGASDLRRDDFINARPGLEQKIRRYSPRYIAFLGKPACAAIFDQREVRWGRQSMRFGGAQVWVLPNPSGLNRAFTLEGLITAYRELSQEVSL; encoded by the coding sequence ATGATTGAGCCCACGATGGGCGGCTTCTCTCTCTCGAAAGGCCATCCGGTTCAAGGGCTTGCTGACATCCTTGCAAAAGATTTGAGCGTGGTCTTCTGCGGAATCAATCCCGGGATGAGTTCGGCGGTAGTCGGCTATCACTTCGCCAGTCGCAGCAACCGGTTCTGGCGAGCGCTTCATCTCTCGGGATTCACGCCGGAGCAGCTAATTCCGCAAAATGCCGCCTCGCTGCTCGACTATCGCTGCGGGCTTACCTCGGCGGTAGATAGACCGACCATTGGTGCGAGCGATCTTAGAAGAGATGACTTTATTAACGCGCGCCCTGGCCTTGAACAGAAGATCAGGCGATATAGTCCGCGCTATATCGCCTTCCTGGGCAAGCCTGCGTGCGCTGCAATCTTCGATCAACGGGAGGTCCGCTGGGGCAGACAGAGTATGCGATTCGGCGGAGCACAGGTGTGGGTGCTGCCGAATCCCAGTGGGCTCAACCGGGCGTTCACCCTCGAAGGTCTGATTACTGCCTACCGGGAGCTGTCGCAAGAGGTGAGCCTATAG
- a CDS encoding phosphoribosylanthranilate isomerase → MWIKICANTNLDDAQMAAELGADAVGFVFAPSRRRVTAKDVAQITPHLPTNVERIGVFDSLYAEEIAASVREAGLTAVQLHGGGELVLARRLNDLFEGKIGIIQTVHWSVDAGEESAKAVRQRLNAIQAGAVIERVLIDSKVGQATGGTGVSFDWAAAREVLQSGGSRLKMIVAGGLRPDNVAKAISELNPWGVDVASGVEKGPGRKDPEKLRTFIQNAQAAKSTHV, encoded by the coding sequence ATGTGGATCAAAATCTGTGCGAACACGAACCTTGACGATGCACAAATGGCAGCAGAGCTGGGAGCCGATGCGGTTGGCTTTGTCTTTGCGCCCAGCCGTCGGCGAGTCACGGCAAAAGACGTCGCGCAGATTACACCGCACCTGCCTACAAACGTGGAACGAATCGGGGTCTTCGATTCGCTCTACGCCGAAGAGATTGCAGCCTCTGTGCGCGAGGCGGGATTGACCGCAGTACAACTTCACGGCGGCGGAGAGCTTGTTCTGGCACGGCGTTTAAACGACCTCTTCGAGGGGAAGATAGGGATCATTCAGACCGTCCATTGGTCGGTAGATGCGGGCGAGGAGAGCGCGAAGGCAGTGCGGCAACGGCTGAACGCTATTCAGGCGGGCGCCGTCATTGAGCGTGTTCTGATCGACTCCAAGGTAGGCCAGGCAACCGGTGGAACCGGCGTCTCCTTTGACTGGGCCGCAGCACGAGAGGTTCTGCAAAGCGGCGGCAGCCGATTGAAGATGATTGTCGCTGGAGGTCTGCGTCCAGACAACGTAGCAAAGGCGATCTCTGAACTGAACCCCTGGGGTGTGGATGTGGCCAGCGGCGTTGAAAAAGGCCCGGGTCGCAAAGATCCCGAGAAGCTGCGTACGTTTATCCAGAATGCCCAGGCAGCGAAGAGCACACACGTCTGA
- a CDS encoding CDP-alcohol phosphatidyltransferase family protein: MDAQYAGALALFILAGVSDALDGLLARWLSQKTTLGQYLDPIADKLLLSTLFVVFTHVGLMPRYVTVLVFSRDLGILLIATLLFATGTLRDFRPSWFGKLNTLMQIIALLSVLCQKVFAWHHLAAMRDGLLEIIAVMAPLSAAQYAWIVFRRMNAQQPTVV, from the coding sequence ATGGACGCCCAGTACGCTGGAGCTCTGGCACTGTTTATTTTGGCCGGCGTAAGCGATGCGCTCGATGGCCTTTTGGCACGGTGGCTGAGCCAGAAGACGACGCTGGGGCAATACCTTGATCCGATCGCCGACAAGTTGCTGCTAAGTACTTTATTTGTAGTATTTACGCATGTCGGCCTGATGCCTCGCTATGTTACGGTCCTGGTCTTCAGCCGCGATCTGGGAATCCTGCTGATTGCAACGCTGCTGTTTGCTACGGGGACGCTGCGGGATTTTCGCCCGAGCTGGTTCGGCAAACTAAATACACTGATGCAGATCATCGCCTTACTCTCAGTGCTCTGCCAGAAGGTCTTCGCATGGCATCACCTCGCGGCGATGAGGGACGGCCTGCTTGAGATCATCGCAGTGATGGCTCCGCTGTCAGCGGCCCAATATGCCTGGATTGTCTTTCGGCGGATGAACGCGCAACAGCCTACCGTGGTCTAG
- a CDS encoding alpha-L-rhamnosidase, with protein MAQKQQTRAEAGKPTALECDSLITPLGDDSKTPLLSWELEDGRTGAKQTAYRILVASTPDRLAGDHPDVWDSGRVQSDRTVDVAYGGPQLAPEKRYYWRVQSWDMHGKAYPASDASWWETGLLEPSNWTAQWIGYEDAEQASLRAAHAQWITNPSPADVPAKGATRHDFRLRFDAPAGVKRAVLYVTGEDTVTAWIGGVKVLNPETQPAWGRTPWKTYTRVDVSKELHPGQDLLAIEVTRFNGGNQGRTPMSAALYIETADGSSKVIKTGDQEWKAQFNASGNWYTANDGDADWADAIPYAPEKDAFGGQDKLGDPLPTAAVAALRHSFRVNKQVASARLYATALGAYKFSLNGKPVGDQVLSPGWTDYRARVTYQDYDVTALLQKGENAIGAYLAPGWYSTPLEWIGQGNNYGDTQNALKAQLRVAYTDGTVDWIATDSSWKADTSPILSAEIYNGETYDARRHQKGWDTASFSDAGWHSVALVHPNEPEILWQSFQPIHATQVLRPKSVTIPRPGVYIYDFGQDFAGVPRIHVQGRAGTNVQLRFGELLNPDGTLYTANLRNAEATDHFILAGGGVEEYQPTFTFHGFRYMEITGLPAAPSLSSVQAVALNTDAPITAQMKTGNAMVNQLWSNILWGQRSNFLSVPTDCPQRDERLGWSADAQVFWRTATFNMDLAAFSRKYATDLRGTQVGTAMYGIYAPGTAKPNPGFGPGWSDAGVIVPWTSWVQNGDQEIIRQNWDAMSKYLAAILAANPDYIWKNEGGIPFGDWLSPTGPTSQELVATAYWAYDVSLMQQMAHAVGRTEDEQTYAALFEKIKAAFIQAYVHPDGFVGGEIKSNPMADAGGDRHSTGPVETQTGYVLALHMRLLPDNLRAAAATRLVNLIEANGWKLGTGFLGTPYLMEELSDSGHADVAYRLLLNTQYPSWGYMIDHGATTMWERWNGDKMIADPGMNSFNHYAYGAVGEWLYRYAAGIDATTADAGLHTIVLHPNFDARLGKMDFSYESRYGTVRSQWTVNGDSAAWHVTIPPNTSARLPISDADAANYVIDGKPLSKSPLVRKGSDENVYELAAGSYDFTVRLKNP; from the coding sequence ATGGCTCAGAAACAGCAAACGCGTGCCGAAGCTGGTAAGCCGACAGCGTTGGAGTGCGACTCGCTGATAACGCCTTTGGGCGATGATTCGAAGACGCCGCTTCTGTCGTGGGAGCTCGAGGATGGGCGCACCGGCGCAAAGCAGACGGCCTACAGGATTCTTGTTGCAAGCACGCCCGATCGGCTCGCGGGCGATCATCCCGATGTGTGGGACAGCGGCCGCGTCCAGTCAGACCGTACGGTGGATGTCGCTTACGGCGGCCCGCAGCTAGCGCCGGAGAAGCGCTACTACTGGCGCGTTCAGTCGTGGGACATGCATGGCAAGGCCTATCCGGCCAGCGATGCGAGCTGGTGGGAGACTGGCCTGCTCGAGCCGTCGAACTGGACCGCGCAGTGGATCGGCTATGAAGACGCCGAACAGGCCAGCCTGCGCGCGGCCCATGCGCAGTGGATCACCAATCCCTCGCCGGCAGATGTTCCGGCAAAAGGGGCCACGCGGCACGACTTCCGTCTGCGTTTCGATGCGCCCGCCGGAGTCAAGCGGGCGGTTTTATATGTTACCGGCGAAGATACGGTGACAGCGTGGATCGGCGGAGTGAAGGTGCTCAATCCCGAGACGCAACCGGCATGGGGACGCACTCCATGGAAGACATATACCAGGGTGGACGTCAGCAAAGAGCTGCATCCGGGCCAGGATCTTCTCGCCATCGAGGTAACGCGGTTCAATGGAGGCAATCAGGGGCGGACGCCGATGAGTGCTGCTCTATATATAGAGACGGCAGACGGCAGCAGCAAGGTGATCAAGACTGGAGATCAGGAGTGGAAGGCGCAGTTCAATGCGTCCGGCAACTGGTACACAGCGAATGACGGTGATGCGGACTGGGCCGACGCCATCCCCTATGCTCCAGAGAAGGATGCCTTTGGCGGACAGGACAAGCTTGGAGATCCGTTGCCGACCGCCGCAGTCGCAGCGTTGCGGCATAGCTTCCGGGTCAATAAGCAGGTAGCCTCCGCACGGCTCTATGCCACAGCGCTCGGAGCCTACAAGTTCAGCCTGAACGGAAAGCCTGTCGGCGATCAGGTCCTATCGCCAGGGTGGACCGACTATCGCGCTCGCGTGACCTATCAGGACTACGACGTGACCGCGCTTCTGCAAAAAGGAGAAAACGCTATTGGAGCCTACCTTGCGCCGGGCTGGTACTCGACTCCGCTGGAATGGATCGGGCAAGGGAACAACTACGGCGATACGCAGAATGCGCTGAAGGCGCAACTCAGAGTTGCATACACCGACGGCACCGTGGATTGGATCGCGACCGACTCATCATGGAAGGCAGATACCTCACCGATCCTCTCCGCCGAAATTTATAACGGCGAGACCTACGACGCACGTCGCCATCAGAAGGGATGGGATACGGCCTCTTTCTCTGATGCCGGTTGGCATTCCGTCGCGCTCGTCCATCCCAATGAGCCCGAGATACTATGGCAGTCGTTTCAGCCGATTCACGCCACGCAGGTTCTCCGGCCAAAATCGGTTACCATTCCGCGCCCCGGCGTTTATATCTATGACTTTGGTCAGGACTTTGCCGGAGTTCCCAGAATCCATGTTCAGGGAAGAGCCGGAACCAATGTGCAGCTGCGCTTCGGAGAGTTACTGAACCCTGATGGCACGCTCTATACAGCCAACCTTAGAAACGCCGAAGCCACCGACCACTTCATCCTCGCAGGCGGCGGCGTGGAAGAGTATCAGCCCACCTTCACCTTCCACGGCTTCCGCTACATGGAGATCACAGGGTTGCCCGCGGCTCCCAGTCTTAGCTCCGTGCAGGCTGTAGCGCTCAATACCGACGCTCCAATCACGGCGCAGATGAAGACCGGCAATGCGATGGTGAATCAGCTATGGAGCAACATCCTGTGGGGCCAGCGCTCTAACTTTCTAAGCGTGCCGACTGACTGCCCGCAGCGTGACGAACGTCTGGGATGGTCTGCGGACGCGCAGGTCTTCTGGCGCACTGCAACCTTCAATATGGATCTCGCAGCCTTCTCGCGAAAGTATGCCACTGATCTTCGTGGTACGCAGGTCGGAACCGCGATGTACGGCATCTATGCTCCCGGAACAGCGAAGCCGAATCCGGGCTTTGGCCCTGGCTGGAGCGACGCAGGCGTTATCGTCCCGTGGACCTCATGGGTCCAGAATGGCGATCAGGAGATCATCCGGCAGAACTGGGATGCAATGTCGAAGTACCTCGCAGCCATTCTCGCCGCAAACCCGGACTACATCTGGAAGAACGAAGGCGGCATTCCTTTTGGCGATTGGCTCTCTCCAACGGGGCCTACCTCGCAAGAGCTTGTGGCAACGGCCTATTGGGCCTACGACGTCTCTCTGATGCAGCAGATGGCCCACGCCGTCGGTAGAACCGAGGACGAGCAGACCTACGCTGCACTTTTCGAAAAGATCAAGGCGGCCTTCATTCAGGCTTACGTTCACCCCGACGGATTTGTTGGTGGGGAAATAAAGTCGAACCCGATGGCCGACGCTGGCGGCGACAGGCATAGCACAGGACCCGTCGAAACCCAGACCGGCTATGTTTTGGCGCTGCACATGAGACTGTTGCCCGACAACCTGCGCGCTGCGGCGGCCACAAGGCTGGTCAACCTGATCGAGGCAAATGGATGGAAGCTTGGGACAGGCTTTCTTGGGACACCGTATCTCATGGAAGAGCTTAGCGACTCCGGCCATGCCGACGTAGCGTACCGGCTTCTGCTGAACACGCAATATCCATCCTGGGGTTACATGATCGATCACGGTGCAACCACCATGTGGGAGCGCTGGAACGGCGACAAGATGATCGCCGATCCCGGCATGAACTCCTTCAACCACTATGCATACGGAGCTGTGGGCGAATGGCTCTACCGTTACGCCGCCGGTATCGACGCGACAACCGCAGACGCCGGTCTGCACACGATCGTGCTTCATCCGAACTTCGACGCTCGCCTGGGCAAGATGGACTTCTCCTACGAATCTCGATACGGCACGGTCCGTTCGCAATGGACAGTGAACGGAGACAGCGCAGCGTGGCATGTCACCATTCCACCGAACACGAGCGCACGGTTGCCGATCTCTGACGCTGACGCAGCGAACTACGTGATCGATGGCAAGCCGCTCTCAAAGAGTCCGCTGGTAAGAAAAGGCAGCGACGAGAACGTCTATGAACTCGCTGCTGGAAGCTATGACTTTACTGTGAGGTTGAAGAATCCATAG